One genomic window of Devosia salina includes the following:
- a CDS encoding 6,7-dimethyl-8-ribityllumazine synthase, with translation MPARQSLYAQIQEPLRQLCLGCVIKVDTAHFEYISEAAGHGLVQDGLETGTPITFGILTTYTDEQAILRSRMDEHNKGREAAAACLDALHTIAAIAR, from the coding sequence GTGCCTGCTCGACAATCACTGTATGCCCAGATTCAAGAACCCTTACGCCAACTCTGCCTGGGCTGCGTCATTAAGGTTGATACGGCCCATTTCGAATATATCAGCGAGGCGGCGGGCCATGGCTTGGTACAGGACGGGCTCGAAACCGGCACGCCCATAACCTTCGGCATATTGACCACCTATACCGATGAACAGGCCATCCTGCGCAGCCGAATGGATGAGCACAACAAGGGTCGCGAAGCCGCCGCCGCCTGTCTGGATGCCCTCCATACGATTGCGGCCATCGCTCGCTAG
- a CDS encoding bifunctional DNA primase/polymerase, with protein MTDALDDALASSFPIDTTGTSRRGTEWLTTPGQLYFGVVASRMRKLGWAVLPQDRDGRRLPSIIAGERIKWKQYQTTPPTQEVTDRWCTLAPTANAAILLGEVSGNTICLDLDITDFDLSLQIQEIAEEILGLSPFRRVGKRPKMALFYRMEAAELPRSAVYYLMEADGQTRSDHMIELQTSGKMMTVYGPHHETGDMLKWRADLPWHVGPEAAPLITPDQLQAFLDAVEAVRAFHRNAGGADVTFDYVDADGIDLPRVRSAGGAWVEDADGFVEGGREKYIFSIAMRTVRSNPSACIDERGIAKLKKAIFDEALRTMRTTGKWSEAHIRSDVSEKVSRFAAQVAAGTLSPIVRETTVLPTDELSKQISKGKNKICGSDETFAWLPAGRKLISLGFTKASEDYKQAWALKSDRSSIHAMVAGTIRSGLDHFFDDIRLQRKNGAVYLVKAPTGAGKTDHTLKRILRDPDAIADGSLPLDQRRGPLLFLMPTYNNISEIRDRALAMGLDPEMSDAELESAAAERGVVFEGEVDKEIERLRGLAEGSPVRTMVYRGKKAAGCAFPERMQMLIDADIGSSGMCKSTIKNQDGEREDSFCVHYSTCEAIKQRAEIANAHVVFMARAFLTLTIPEELKTVRGVIIDEAIWDMLAHTNVFPIAALRGTRPNPSQTKAEKEAGVNPHELVERRGEVADLVIKALESGKDPALHIRDKRPINCLELVRDAMRVCSSAIQNGQTVRPGMADHDFLDLIAQPKSNHVKAEHRLWSLVLERLETIVLDELSGREPRRDTRIQFIRHDDAEPVVRLSWRTEPNWAEVPVLLLDASGNRLILERVFGGREIKVFECENDPNLRAIAFPDRSMAVTKLLGRAGQDELETAKALLAIRRMITAICAAHSIGRVIIATTKPVRQIICAEWVPPANADFMHDGATAGLDFAKSHVAAISLGRTELPITTVDGLVAALTYDLPEPEMPIDYLGTGKDLQDNPLQPRKVGRKTRMRDGRHLITQHQAHAGTYARAVQEQAREEAIRQRVGRLRGVYRDDPAAVYLIGEAMPDDVVLDDIRSYADMETGFGLLDIARRCDGILCADMIAKLAPDQYTVGAAQKDIDKLSPHLLKSYRWIGYATDAGEQKLAHVPIHFDDFADERTFVKWAKALKLPHGQVNKGEQLIATVPPHAPRPHDQIEESLGTVEERREEEESFRRRIFESAMSLGEYRPASMAPIGKQPALYRVHPHEPEKAEIGAIHLMRLIKGITDVPADTGIEANAIAMETSDDFSLGACISATIQKAGKVSPLIATVVPKEVLQAAKTPCLRREINRRL; from the coding sequence ATGACCGACGCCCTCGACGATGCCCTTGCGTCGTCCTTCCCCATCGACACCACTGGCACGTCCCGCCGTGGCACGGAATGGTTGACCACCCCCGGTCAGCTGTACTTTGGCGTCGTCGCATCGCGCATGCGGAAGCTCGGCTGGGCTGTCCTACCGCAGGACCGTGACGGCCGCCGGCTGCCATCCATCATCGCCGGTGAGCGTATCAAGTGGAAGCAATACCAGACTACGCCGCCGACCCAGGAAGTCACCGATCGCTGGTGCACTCTGGCGCCGACGGCCAATGCCGCCATCCTTCTCGGTGAGGTCTCTGGCAACACGATCTGCCTAGATCTCGACATCACCGATTTCGATCTTTCCTTGCAGATCCAGGAGATAGCCGAGGAAATCCTTGGTCTCTCTCCGTTCCGCCGCGTCGGAAAACGCCCGAAGATGGCTTTGTTCTACAGGATGGAAGCCGCCGAGCTGCCACGGAGCGCCGTCTATTATCTGATGGAAGCCGACGGCCAGACGCGCTCCGACCACATGATCGAGCTGCAGACCAGCGGCAAGATGATGACCGTCTATGGTCCGCACCACGAAACCGGCGACATGCTTAAATGGCGCGCTGATCTGCCGTGGCATGTTGGGCCGGAGGCGGCGCCCCTTATTACACCCGATCAGCTCCAGGCGTTTCTCGACGCTGTCGAAGCGGTCCGCGCCTTCCACCGAAACGCCGGCGGCGCCGATGTCACGTTCGACTATGTCGACGCCGACGGCATCGATCTGCCGCGCGTGCGAAGTGCCGGCGGTGCCTGGGTTGAAGATGCCGATGGCTTCGTCGAAGGTGGCCGCGAAAAGTACATTTTCTCGATCGCCATGCGTACGGTCCGATCGAATCCGAGCGCCTGCATCGACGAGCGAGGCATCGCGAAGCTCAAGAAGGCCATCTTCGATGAAGCGCTCCGGACGATGCGGACTACCGGCAAGTGGAGTGAGGCTCACATCCGCAGCGACGTGTCGGAGAAGGTAAGCCGGTTTGCCGCTCAGGTCGCGGCTGGGACGCTGTCGCCGATCGTTCGCGAGACCACTGTCTTGCCGACGGACGAGCTTTCGAAGCAAATTTCTAAGGGCAAGAACAAGATCTGCGGCAGCGACGAAACTTTTGCTTGGCTCCCGGCTGGTCGAAAACTGATCAGCCTCGGCTTCACCAAGGCATCGGAGGATTACAAGCAGGCCTGGGCGCTCAAATCTGATCGTAGCTCGATCCATGCCATGGTCGCAGGCACTATCAGGTCGGGGCTTGACCACTTTTTCGATGACATACGCCTGCAGCGGAAGAACGGCGCGGTCTACCTCGTCAAAGCTCCGACCGGCGCCGGTAAGACGGATCATACTCTCAAGAGAATTCTCCGCGACCCAGATGCCATCGCCGACGGCAGCCTGCCGCTCGACCAGCGTCGTGGACCGTTGCTCTTCCTCATGCCTACATACAACAACATCTCGGAAATCCGCGACCGAGCGCTCGCTATGGGCCTCGACCCGGAGATGTCCGATGCCGAGCTCGAATCCGCTGCGGCCGAGCGTGGTGTGGTGTTTGAAGGTGAGGTAGACAAGGAAATTGAGCGTCTACGCGGTCTTGCCGAAGGCAGTCCGGTCAGGACTATGGTGTACCGGGGCAAGAAGGCCGCAGGCTGCGCATTCCCCGAGCGGATGCAAATGTTGATCGACGCGGACATCGGCTCCAGCGGCATGTGCAAGTCAACCATCAAGAACCAGGACGGTGAGCGCGAGGACAGCTTCTGCGTCCACTATTCAACCTGCGAGGCGATCAAGCAGCGAGCGGAAATCGCGAACGCGCACGTGGTTTTCATGGCACGCGCGTTCCTGACGCTGACCATTCCCGAAGAGCTCAAGACGGTGCGCGGCGTCATCATCGACGAAGCGATCTGGGACATGCTCGCGCACACCAACGTCTTCCCGATAGCAGCTCTCCGTGGAACTCGTCCAAATCCTTCTCAGACGAAGGCTGAGAAGGAAGCTGGGGTGAACCCACACGAGCTTGTCGAGCGTCGTGGGGAAGTTGCTGATTTGGTCATCAAGGCGCTCGAAAGCGGTAAGGATCCAGCCCTGCATATCCGCGACAAGCGTCCGATAAACTGCCTGGAGCTCGTACGAGACGCGATGAGGGTTTGCAGTTCGGCGATTCAAAATGGCCAGACCGTCAGGCCTGGAATGGCTGATCACGACTTCCTTGATCTGATCGCGCAGCCCAAATCCAACCACGTTAAGGCCGAGCACAGGTTGTGGTCGCTGGTGCTTGAGCGGCTTGAAACAATCGTTCTCGATGAGCTTTCCGGTCGTGAGCCGCGCCGTGACACTCGCATCCAGTTTATCCGACACGACGATGCGGAACCCGTTGTCCGGCTGTCCTGGCGCACCGAGCCTAATTGGGCAGAAGTCCCTGTGCTGTTGCTCGACGCATCCGGCAACAGGCTGATCCTCGAGCGGGTCTTCGGTGGTCGCGAGATCAAAGTCTTCGAATGCGAAAACGATCCGAACCTGAGGGCGATCGCGTTTCCAGATCGTTCGATGGCAGTCACCAAATTGCTGGGTCGCGCGGGGCAGGACGAGCTGGAGACCGCGAAGGCGCTCCTGGCGATCCGGCGTATGATCACGGCGATCTGTGCCGCACATTCGATCGGCCGGGTTATCATCGCGACAACGAAGCCCGTTCGTCAGATAATTTGCGCCGAGTGGGTGCCGCCTGCGAATGCTGACTTCATGCACGACGGCGCGACGGCAGGCCTGGATTTCGCCAAAAGCCACGTCGCCGCCATCAGCCTTGGGCGGACCGAACTCCCCATCACAACGGTGGATGGCCTTGTCGCTGCACTCACATATGACCTTCCCGAGCCCGAGATGCCGATCGACTATTTGGGGACGGGTAAAGACCTACAAGACAACCCCCTGCAGCCCCGCAAAGTCGGCCGCAAGACCCGCATGCGTGACGGGCGACACCTCATTACGCAGCACCAGGCACATGCTGGGACCTACGCTCGCGCGGTCCAGGAGCAGGCACGTGAGGAAGCCATCCGGCAGCGTGTCGGTCGGTTGCGCGGCGTCTACCGCGACGATCCAGCGGCGGTATACCTAATCGGCGAAGCGATGCCGGACGACGTGGTGTTAGATGACATTCGGTCGTATGCGGATATGGAAACTGGCTTCGGTCTGCTCGATATCGCTCGGCGCTGCGACGGAATCCTCTGCGCAGACATGATCGCCAAGCTGGCGCCAGATCAATACACGGTAGGGGCGGCTCAGAAGGACATCGACAAGCTGTCGCCTCACTTGCTGAAGAGCTACCGCTGGATCGGCTACGCCACGGATGCTGGAGAACAAAAGCTGGCTCACGTCCCGATCCATTTCGATGACTTTGCCGACGAACGGACCTTTGTTAAGTGGGCCAAGGCTCTGAAGCTTCCGCATGGTCAGGTCAACAAGGGCGAACAATTGATTGCGACAGTGCCGCCTCATGCTCCACGTCCCCATGATCAGATTGAGGAATCGCTTGGCACCGTGGAGGAGCGTCGGGAGGAAGAGGAGAGCTTCCGTCGCCGTATCTTCGAGAGCGCTATGTCCCTAGGCGAATACCGCCCGGCGTCGATGGCACCGATTGGAAAACAACCGGCACTGTACCGTGTCCACCCACATGAACCGGAGAAGGCGGAAATTGGCGCCATACACCTCATGCGCCTGATTAAGGGTATTACCGATGTTCCAGCGGATACCGGTATCGAAGCCAATGCGATCGCGATGGAGACAAGCGACGACTTCAGCTTGGGCGCCTGTATCTCGGCAACCATACAAAAGGCTGGCAAAGTGTCGCCGCTTATCGCGACAGTCGTCCCCAAAGAAGTTCTTCAGGCCGCAAAGACTCCTTGCCTTCGCCGCGAAATAAATAGGAGGTTGTAA
- a CDS encoding metallophosphoesterase codes for MSDLHVDAAPYELPPTSAGVDCIVIAGDVADGHDRSSRWLREQAVPRGLPVIYVLGNHDFYGHDIDDDAEELYRDAGVELLHIGRRSIEIAGVRIIGLTLWTDYAIAGDVDAARVWARQNMPDFVNIDIGQRRLSPRHLDHFHKLHRELIEMDLADPFDGSTIVVTHHAPHPKSLRSPMLTADDASYASDLTAIIERYEPAVWIHGHVHSSRNYNVGATRIVCNPRGYAVTSRDGRRFENPGFNPQLVLEI; via the coding sequence ATGAGCGATCTGCACGTCGACGCTGCTCCCTACGAGCTGCCACCGACATCCGCCGGTGTCGACTGCATCGTCATCGCAGGCGACGTCGCTGACGGGCACGATCGCTCGTCTCGATGGCTGCGGGAGCAAGCCGTCCCGAGAGGACTGCCGGTCATCTACGTCCTCGGGAATCACGATTTTTATGGCCACGACATCGACGATGATGCAGAGGAGTTGTATCGCGATGCGGGCGTCGAGCTCCTGCATATCGGGCGCCGCAGCATTGAAATTGCTGGAGTGCGGATCATCGGTCTGACGTTGTGGACTGACTACGCTATCGCCGGAGACGTCGACGCCGCGCGGGTCTGGGCGCGTCAGAATATGCCGGATTTCGTCAATATCGACATCGGCCAGAGACGCCTGTCTCCGCGGCATCTGGATCATTTTCATAAGCTCCATCGTGAGCTTATCGAGATGGACCTCGCTGATCCTTTCGACGGCTCGACGATCGTGGTCACGCATCATGCACCGCACCCGAAGTCCCTCAGGTCGCCAATGTTGACGGCAGATGATGCGAGCTACGCGAGCGACCTGACCGCGATCATCGAGCGATATGAGCCTGCGGTCTGGATCCACGGGCACGTGCATTCGAGCCGCAACTATAACGTTGGCGCGACGAGGATCGTCTGCAATCCCAGGGGCTACGCAGTCACCAGTCGCGACGGCCGCCGATTTGAGAATCCCGGCTTCAATCCTCAGCTAGTATTGGAGATCTGA
- a CDS encoding helix-turn-helix domain-containing protein, protein MTFTGDDMKRIRHELELSTLELARVIGYVGADSTVAVTIRRYESGQRPIPPWLARLMLMFERHGVPDDFRPTPVDET, encoded by the coding sequence ATGACTTTCACCGGCGATGACATGAAGCGCATCCGCCACGAGCTCGAGCTATCCACGCTCGAGCTCGCTCGCGTTATAGGATACGTAGGCGCCGATAGCACCGTCGCCGTCACGATCCGCCGATACGAGAGTGGGCAGCGCCCGATCCCACCGTGGCTCGCGCGATTGATGCTGATGTTTGAGCGCCATGGTGTGCCGGACGATTTCAGACCGACGCCGGTTGACGAAACCTAA